The Vibrio sp. 16 genome segment TGGTTTTTTTATGACCATTTTTCTCTTGATCTATCGGTTGTGAATGGCAACAATTTGCCTGATAGCGGCAATTTTGATTAAAGAGTTAGCACCCATTGCCGATATAACTATCAAGCTTGCCGCATCTGTGGCAAAACGGGTGTTATCGTTTTAGCTTCTCGTCGAAGTGAAACCGTAGCACACACGATCGAAGTGAAGAGTGCAGACAATGAAGCTAAGAAAATTAGCGGCTTCGATGGTATTGGCTTTAAGTATCTCGGCAGTTCAGGCGAATGAATTGCCTGAAATTGGTGAGCCGGTACCTATATATACCGAAGCAGAACTGATTAAACTGATAAACAACAATCAACATCTAGAGCGTGTCAAAGCGGATAATTGCCAGTTGGTAGAAGACATCGTTGCGCGAGCAACGCGCATTAGTCTTCCGTCTTACGAGTTTCTTTACGGAGATATGTTGGCATGGGGCGTGTGTGTCGATCAGGATGTTGAGCTTGGCCTTTATTATATGGAAAATGCGGCTCATCAAGGTTTACCTGCTGCGCTTGAGCAGTTAGGTCGTTACTATTCTAGAGGCACTTTAGTGCAACAAGACAAAGAACGTGCGATCCCATATTTGCGTGAAGCTGCTGCGATGGGTAATTTGAATGCTCGAATCCATTTAGCTGAGTTGCTATTGCGTGATTATGGCAGTCCGTTGGACTACGAAGATGCCTATCGTTGGCTGTATAATTCCGTCACTGCAGATCAGCGTACACACAAGCGCATTTCAATTCTGCGTCAAGGTTTAGAACGTCGCATGCCAGAAAACATTATTGTGAGAGCGAAAAAGCGCGACACCTTCTGGTAACTCTGAACCCTTGAACATTTGGTCGCTGCACTCACCAATGAATTCAAACTAAACGCTCCGCAATGTCGGGGCGTTTTTGTCTCTTTGATAGGCAATACAATCTTCGCGTTGATCCATAAGCTTAGTAGAGGTTGGCTATCTGCTCAGATTTAGTCATTTATTGGGGTGCAGCCAGTTCTTGTGCTGTAGGTAACCGTAAGATTTAGATATACTTAAAGAGTCCTCCAATTGATAGCAGGCCTTCCTATGTCAGACAATACCCATAATGACCCTTTTGCAGCTCGTGAATCGGAGAATTATGAAAATCCGATCCCTAGCCGTGAGTACATTCTTGAATTCTTAAGCCAAGCCGGTGTTCCGATGAATCGCAACGACCTGTTTGAGGCGTTGAAATTGTCTGGTGAAGATCACTATGAAGGTTTGCGTCGTCGTCTTCGCGCAATGGAGCGCGACGGTCAGCTCGTGTTCACGCGTCGTCAATGCTATGCCCTGCCTGAGAAGTTGGAAATGGTAAAAGGCTATGTGATTGGTCACAAAGATGGACACGGTTGGGTCCGTCCAGAAGGCAGTGTTGGCAAAGATAACGACATTGTGCTTCCTCATCACCAGATGAAAAACATTATCCATGGTGACTACGTACTGGTGCAACCGACGGACAACTCTAAGCGAGGACGAAAGGAAGGGCGACTTGTTCGTGTTCTCGAAGAACGAGCAACCCAGATTGTGGGGCGTTTCTTTCTTGAGTATGGCTACTCATACGTTGTCCCTGATGATTCACGTATCAGCCAAGACATCCTAATTCCAAATGATCTCAGAGCGGGTG includes the following:
- the motX gene encoding flagellar protein MotX gives rise to the protein MKLRKLAASMVLALSISAVQANELPEIGEPVPIYTEAELIKLINNNQHLERVKADNCQLVEDIVARATRISLPSYEFLYGDMLAWGVCVDQDVELGLYYMENAAHQGLPAALEQLGRYYSRGTLVQQDKERAIPYLREAAAMGNLNARIHLAELLLRDYGSPLDYEDAYRWLYNSVTADQRTHKRISILRQGLERRMPENIIVRAKKRDTFW